A region from the Ammospiza caudacuta isolate bAmmCau1 chromosome 4, bAmmCau1.pri, whole genome shotgun sequence genome encodes:
- the UBOX5 gene encoding RING finger protein 37 isoform X1, with translation MVINVCLPQFKPRIHCNKISADGYEVENLISEDLARRNRGFRSEYFIKPPVHVTISFPFNVEICRINIDISSGGYQTFSGLEIYTSTSCNKTSWQSPEGQCSGLQPVSDKDTFTLVGKAVLKNQSKVTFGHRGFKPRPPFHQMENVFSYPGSVSQDLWNKGPASLSNVSHLKICITHVAGGGLPSIKRLEVWGQPAKSCPQEVIEGVFQVASQFLAQDVSSLKPELWTPMESDCVPFSANEQQTLHKLVDVVQDIPEEFLDPITLEIMTLPMLLPSGKVIDQSTLEKCNRSEASWGRVPSDPFTGVAFSQHSQPLPHPTLKARIDHFLLQHRIPGTNLLGRAHSSESLVPSSITMSSLKRKMDCMDQGSLQPPYFSATNLLVTSTSENSAKKMKTDSDSHLIQMDCSTELVSHEQKLSESLDSALTSALSSMPSFTAKLMKSQQQAPGEGGCSTSWSLGTALEHGRSSQSQGCSSCGKSFSCYFRADPVYQLPCGHLLCRPCLAEPRAPASPILCGSCRRAAASQDVRRVHF, from the exons ATCTCTGCCGATGGCTACGAGGTGGAGAACCTGATCTCCGAGGACCTGGCCAGGAGGAACCGCGGCTTCCGCAGCGAGTACTTCATCAAACCCCCGGTGCACGTCAccatctccttccccttcaACGTGGAGATCTGCAGGATCAACATTGACATCTCCTCTGGGGGCTACCAGACCTTCTCTGGCCTGGAAATTTACACCTCTACCTCATGCAACAAAACCTCttggcagagccctgaggggcagTGCTCAGGTCTGCAGCCTGTGTCGGACAAGGACACCTTCACCCTGGTGGGCAAAGCTGtcttaaaaaatcagagcaaaGTGACTTTTGGCCACAGAGGCTTCAAGCCAAGGCCTCCCTTCCATCAGATGGAAAATGTCTTCTCCTACCCCGGCTCGGTGTCCCAAGATCTCTGGAACAAAGGGCCGGCCTCGCTCAGCAACGTGTCCCACCTCAAAATCTGCATCACCCACGTGGCCGGGGGGGGCCTGCCCAGCATCAAGAGGCTGGAGGTGTGGGGACAACCTGCCAAGTCCTGCCCACAGGAGGTCATCGAGGGGGTTTTCCAGGTGGCCTCCCAGTTCCTGGCCCAGGATGTCAGCAGCCTCAAGCCGGAGCTCTGGACGCCGATGGAGAGCGACTGCGTCCCCTTCAGCGCCAACGAGCAGCAGACCCTGCACAAGCTGGTGGACGTTGTCCAAGACATCCCTGAAGAATTCCTGGACCCCATCACCCTGGAGATCATGACTTTacccatgctcctgccctctgGGAAGGTGATTGACCAGAGCACCCTGGAGAAGTGCAACCGCAGCGAGGCGTCCTGGGGCCGCGTCCCCAGCGATCCCTTCACGGGCGTGGCCTTCagccagcactcccagcccctACCTCACCCCACCCTCAAGGCCAGGATAGACcacttcctgctgcagcacaggatcCCTGGCACCaacctgctgggcagggctcactCCTCGGAGAGCCTGGTACCCTCCTCCATCACCATGTCTtctctgaaaaggaaaatggacTGCATGGACCagggctccctgcagccaccctATTTTTCTGCTACAAACTTACTTGTCACTTCTACCTCAGAGAACAGtgctaaaaaaatgaaaactgacaGTGATTCCCACTTGATCCAGATGGACTGTTCCACAG AGCTGGTGTCCCACGAGCAGAAGCTGTCAGAGAGCCTGGACTCTGCCCTGACCTCTGCCCTCAGCTCCATGCCCTCCTTCACGGCCAAGCTGATGAAGAGCCAGCAGCAGGCTCCAGGAGAGGGGGGCTGCAGCACGTCCTggagcctgggcacagcccttg AGCacggcaggagcagccagagccagggatgTTCCTCCTGCGGCAAATCCTTCTCGTGTTACTTCAGGGCGGATCCCGTGTACCAGCTCCCCTGCGGGCACCTCCTGTGCCGGCCGTGCCTGGCCGAGCCGCGGGCCCCGGCCTCCCCCATACTCTgcgggagctgcaggagggcagcgGCCTCTCAGGACGTCAGGAGGGTTcatttctga
- the UBOX5 gene encoding RING finger protein 37 isoform X2, with product MVINVCLPQFKPRIHCNKISADGYEVENLISEDLARRNRGFRSEYFIKPPVHVTISFPFNVEICRINIDISSGGYQTFSGLEIYTSTSCNKTSWQSPEGQCSGLQPVSDKDTFTLVGKAVLKNQSKVTFGHRGFKPRPPFHQMENVFSYPGSVSQDLWNKGPASLSNVSHLKICITHVAGGGLPSIKRLEVWGQPAKSCPQEVIEGVFQVASQFLAQDVSSLKPELWTPMESDCVPFSANEQQTLHKLVDVVQDIPEEFLDPITLEIMTLPMLLPSGKVIDQSTLEKCNRSEASWGRVPSDPFTGVAFSQHSQPLPHPTLKARIDHFLLQHRIPGTNLLGRAHSSESLVPSSITMSSLKRKMDCMDQGSLQPPYFSATNLLVTSTSENSAKKMKTDSDSHLIQMDCSTEHGRSSQSQGCSSCGKSFSCYFRADPVYQLPCGHLLCRPCLAEPRAPASPILCGSCRRAAASQDVRRVHF from the exons ATCTCTGCCGATGGCTACGAGGTGGAGAACCTGATCTCCGAGGACCTGGCCAGGAGGAACCGCGGCTTCCGCAGCGAGTACTTCATCAAACCCCCGGTGCACGTCAccatctccttccccttcaACGTGGAGATCTGCAGGATCAACATTGACATCTCCTCTGGGGGCTACCAGACCTTCTCTGGCCTGGAAATTTACACCTCTACCTCATGCAACAAAACCTCttggcagagccctgaggggcagTGCTCAGGTCTGCAGCCTGTGTCGGACAAGGACACCTTCACCCTGGTGGGCAAAGCTGtcttaaaaaatcagagcaaaGTGACTTTTGGCCACAGAGGCTTCAAGCCAAGGCCTCCCTTCCATCAGATGGAAAATGTCTTCTCCTACCCCGGCTCGGTGTCCCAAGATCTCTGGAACAAAGGGCCGGCCTCGCTCAGCAACGTGTCCCACCTCAAAATCTGCATCACCCACGTGGCCGGGGGGGGCCTGCCCAGCATCAAGAGGCTGGAGGTGTGGGGACAACCTGCCAAGTCCTGCCCACAGGAGGTCATCGAGGGGGTTTTCCAGGTGGCCTCCCAGTTCCTGGCCCAGGATGTCAGCAGCCTCAAGCCGGAGCTCTGGACGCCGATGGAGAGCGACTGCGTCCCCTTCAGCGCCAACGAGCAGCAGACCCTGCACAAGCTGGTGGACGTTGTCCAAGACATCCCTGAAGAATTCCTGGACCCCATCACCCTGGAGATCATGACTTTacccatgctcctgccctctgGGAAGGTGATTGACCAGAGCACCCTGGAGAAGTGCAACCGCAGCGAGGCGTCCTGGGGCCGCGTCCCCAGCGATCCCTTCACGGGCGTGGCCTTCagccagcactcccagcccctACCTCACCCCACCCTCAAGGCCAGGATAGACcacttcctgctgcagcacaggatcCCTGGCACCaacctgctgggcagggctcactCCTCGGAGAGCCTGGTACCCTCCTCCATCACCATGTCTtctctgaaaaggaaaatggacTGCATGGACCagggctccctgcagccaccctATTTTTCTGCTACAAACTTACTTGTCACTTCTACCTCAGAGAACAGtgctaaaaaaatgaaaactgacaGTGATTCCCACTTGATCCAGATGGACTGTTCCACAG AGCacggcaggagcagccagagccagggatgTTCCTCCTGCGGCAAATCCTTCTCGTGTTACTTCAGGGCGGATCCCGTGTACCAGCTCCCCTGCGGGCACCTCCTGTGCCGGCCGTGCCTGGCCGAGCCGCGGGCCCCGGCCTCCCCCATACTCTgcgggagctgcaggagggcagcgGCCTCTCAGGACGTCAGGAGGGTTcatttctga